From Mauremys mutica isolate MM-2020 ecotype Southern chromosome 15, ASM2049712v1, whole genome shotgun sequence, one genomic window encodes:
- the NOVA2 gene encoding RNA-binding protein Nova-2 isoform X1, producing MKMMAGGSVHQNGIFSASHQQPQQPPPPHMESDPPDSRKRPLETPTEAISTKRSNTGEEGEYFLKVLIPSYAAGSIIGKGGQTIVQLQKETGATIKLSKSKDFYPGTTERVCLVQGTAEALNAVHNFIAEKVREIPQSVVKPESVNILQPQTTMNPDRAKQAKLIVPNSTAGLIIGKGGATVKAIMEQSGAWVQLSQKPEGINLQERVVTVSGEPEQIRKAVDIIVQKIQEDPQSSSCLNISYANITGPVANSNPTGSPYANSTDVLPAAAAAATASGLLGHTSLAGVGAFPAALPGFSGSDLLAISTALNTLASYGYNTNSLGLGLNSAAASGVLAAVAAGANPAAAAAANLLASYASDASASTSTPAGAVGAFTLGSLAAATGAANGYLGTASPLVASSFLATEKLVESAKDMVEIAVPENLVGAILGKGGKTLVEYQELTGARIQISKKGEFIPGTRNRKVTITGTPAATQAAQYLISQRVTYEQGVRATNPQKVG from the exons ATGAAGATGATGGCAGGCGGCTCGGTGCACCAGAACGGCATCTTCTCGGcctcccaccagcagccccagcagccgCCGCCCCCCCACATGGAATCGGACCCCCCCGACTCCAGAAAGAGGCCCCTGGAGACCCCCACCGAGGCCATCAGCACCAAGCGCAGCAACACAGGag aaGAGGGCGAATATTTCCTCAAGGTCCTGATCCCCAGCTATGCGGCCGGCTCCATCATCGGGAAAGGGGGACAGACCATTGtccagctgcagaaagagacgGGCGCCACCATCAAGCTCTCCAAGTCTAAGGACTTCTACCCAG gcaccACAGAGCGGGTGTGCCTCGTGCAGGGCACAGCCGAGGCCCTCAACGCCGTCCACAACTTCATCGCCGAGAAGGTGCGCGAGATCCCCCAGTCCGTGGTGAAGCCCGAGTCCGTCAACATCCTGCAGCCGCAGACCACCATGAACCCAGACCGCGCCAAGCAG GCCAAGCTGATCGTCCCCAACAGCACAGCTGGGTtgatcatcggcaaagggggcgCCACGGTGAAGGCCATCATGGAGCAGTCGGGGGCCTGGGTGCAGCTGAGCCAGAAGCCGGAGGGCATCAACCTGCAGGAGCGGGTGGTGACGGTCAGCGGGGAGCCCGAGCAGATCCGCAAGGCGGTGGACATCATAGTGCAGAAAATCCAGGAGGACccgcagagcagcagctgcctgaaCATCAGCTACGCCAACATCACCGGCCCCGTGGCCAACTCCAACCCCACCGGCTCACCCTACGCCAACTCCACGGACGTGCTGCCGGCCGCTGCCGCTGCTGCCACCGCCTCAGGCCTGCTGGGACACACCAGCCTGGCCGGCGTCGGGGCCTTCCCGGCAGCCCTGCCGGGCTTCTCCGGCAGCGACCTCCTGGCCATCAGCACGGCCCTCAACACCTTGGCCAGTTACGGATACAACACCAActcgctggggctggggctcaatTCTGCTGCCGCCTCTGGTGTGCTGGCCGCCGTGGCGGCTGGAGCCAATCCTGCCGCGGCCGCTGCTGCCAACCTCCTGGCCTCCTACGCCAGCGATGCCTCCGCCAGCACCAGCACGCCAGCCGGTGCTGTGGGGGCCTTCACCCTGGGCTCCCTGGCGGCTGCCACCGGGGCGGCCAACGGCTACCTGGGCACGGCCTCGCCGCTGGTGGCCAGCTCCTTCCTGGCCACGGAGAAGTTAGTGGAGAGTGCCAAGGATATGGTGGAGATCGCGGTGCCAGAGAATCTGGTGGGGGCCATCTTGGGCAAAGGGGGCAAGACGCTGGTGGAGTATCAGGAGCTGACGGGCGCCCGGATCCAGATCTCCAAAAAGGGAGAGTTTATCCCTGGCACCAGGAACCGTAAAGTCACCATCACCGGCACGCCGGCAGCCACGCAGGCCGCCCAGTACCTCATCAGCCAGCGAGTGACGTACGAGCAGGGGGTGCGAGCCACCAACCCGCAGAAAGTAGGGTAG
- the NOVA2 gene encoding RNA-binding protein Nova-2 isoform X2: protein MGPGLPLSPPTGILEPLMPGPALGLNPHCGATGASLPALLLPFPPGASHPTPGGGAHCWGQRVPHRPGTTERVCLVQGTAEALNAVHNFIAEKVREIPQSVVKPESVNILQPQTTMNPDRAKQAKLIVPNSTAGLIIGKGGATVKAIMEQSGAWVQLSQKPEGINLQERVVTVSGEPEQIRKAVDIIVQKIQEDPQSSSCLNISYANITGPVANSNPTGSPYANSTDVLPAAAAAATASGLLGHTSLAGVGAFPAALPGFSGSDLLAISTALNTLASYGYNTNSLGLGLNSAAASGVLAAVAAGANPAAAAAANLLASYASDASASTSTPAGAVGAFTLGSLAAATGAANGYLGTASPLVASSFLATEKLVESAKDMVEIAVPENLVGAILGKGGKTLVEYQELTGARIQISKKGEFIPGTRNRKVTITGTPAATQAAQYLISQRVTYEQGVRATNPQKVG from the exons atggggccgggcCTCCCGCTGTCCCCCCCCACCGGGATCCTTGAGCCCCTGATGCCAGGCCCTGCGCTGGGCCTCAACCCTCACTGTGGGGCAACTGGGGCCTCCCTGccagctctcctcctccccttcccgccTGGGGCCTCTCACCCCACCCCGGGTGGGGGAGCTCATTGCTGGGGACAAAGGGTCCCTCATCGCCCAG gcaccACAGAGCGGGTGTGCCTCGTGCAGGGCACAGCCGAGGCCCTCAACGCCGTCCACAACTTCATCGCCGAGAAGGTGCGCGAGATCCCCCAGTCCGTGGTGAAGCCCGAGTCCGTCAACATCCTGCAGCCGCAGACCACCATGAACCCAGACCGCGCCAAGCAG GCCAAGCTGATCGTCCCCAACAGCACAGCTGGGTtgatcatcggcaaagggggcgCCACGGTGAAGGCCATCATGGAGCAGTCGGGGGCCTGGGTGCAGCTGAGCCAGAAGCCGGAGGGCATCAACCTGCAGGAGCGGGTGGTGACGGTCAGCGGGGAGCCCGAGCAGATCCGCAAGGCGGTGGACATCATAGTGCAGAAAATCCAGGAGGACccgcagagcagcagctgcctgaaCATCAGCTACGCCAACATCACCGGCCCCGTGGCCAACTCCAACCCCACCGGCTCACCCTACGCCAACTCCACGGACGTGCTGCCGGCCGCTGCCGCTGCTGCCACCGCCTCAGGCCTGCTGGGACACACCAGCCTGGCCGGCGTCGGGGCCTTCCCGGCAGCCCTGCCGGGCTTCTCCGGCAGCGACCTCCTGGCCATCAGCACGGCCCTCAACACCTTGGCCAGTTACGGATACAACACCAActcgctggggctggggctcaatTCTGCTGCCGCCTCTGGTGTGCTGGCCGCCGTGGCGGCTGGAGCCAATCCTGCCGCGGCCGCTGCTGCCAACCTCCTGGCCTCCTACGCCAGCGATGCCTCCGCCAGCACCAGCACGCCAGCCGGTGCTGTGGGGGCCTTCACCCTGGGCTCCCTGGCGGCTGCCACCGGGGCGGCCAACGGCTACCTGGGCACGGCCTCGCCGCTGGTGGCCAGCTCCTTCCTGGCCACGGAGAAGTTAGTGGAGAGTGCCAAGGATATGGTGGAGATCGCGGTGCCAGAGAATCTGGTGGGGGCCATCTTGGGCAAAGGGGGCAAGACGCTGGTGGAGTATCAGGAGCTGACGGGCGCCCGGATCCAGATCTCCAAAAAGGGAGAGTTTATCCCTGGCACCAGGAACCGTAAAGTCACCATCACCGGCACGCCGGCAGCCACGCAGGCCGCCCAGTACCTCATCAGCCAGCGAGTGACGTACGAGCAGGGGGTGCGAGCCACCAACCCGCAGAAAGTAGGGTAG